A window from Erythrobacter sp. YJ-T3-07 encodes these proteins:
- a CDS encoding NAD(P)H-dependent glycerol-3-phosphate dehydrogenase has protein sequence MADVAVLGGGAWGTALAQMLASDGRDVTLWALEPEVVAEINADHRNTPFLPDAQLAPSIRATSDLADIADAQTVLAVAPAQHLRKVLADMPEFSGDLVICAKGIEQSTGALMSDMAHEACPKASLAALSGPTFAHEVAAGLPAAVTLACEDGPEQWERLSPVIARPTFRPYYSDDLIGAEIGGAVKNVLAIACGVVDGLALGQNARNALITRGFAEMARFGAARGASFDTMTGLCGLGDLVLTCSSTSSRNFSLGKAIGEGQAAADLMANRQTVAEGAHTAPVLQRLARAEGINMPIVDAVVALLEGAKAADIADALLARPLTTESRSA, from the coding sequence ATGGCAGATGTAGCAGTGCTTGGTGGCGGCGCGTGGGGAACCGCGCTCGCGCAGATGCTCGCCAGCGATGGGCGCGACGTGACGCTGTGGGCGCTCGAGCCCGAGGTGGTGGCAGAGATCAACGCCGACCACCGCAATACGCCCTTCCTGCCCGATGCGCAGCTCGCCCCGTCCATCCGCGCGACCAGCGATTTGGCCGATATCGCGGATGCGCAGACCGTGCTCGCGGTCGCGCCTGCACAGCACCTGCGCAAGGTGCTCGCCGACATGCCGGAGTTCTCCGGCGATCTGGTGATCTGCGCCAAGGGGATCGAGCAGTCGACCGGCGCGCTGATGAGCGACATGGCGCACGAGGCCTGCCCCAAGGCCAGCCTCGCCGCTCTGTCCGGCCCGACCTTCGCGCACGAAGTCGCTGCCGGACTGCCCGCCGCCGTAACCCTCGCCTGCGAGGACGGCCCGGAGCAGTGGGAGCGGCTTTCTCCCGTGATCGCCCGGCCGACCTTCCGCCCCTATTACAGCGACGACCTGATCGGTGCGGAGATCGGCGGCGCGGTCAAGAACGTGCTCGCTATTGCCTGCGGCGTGGTCGACGGGCTCGCGCTCGGCCAGAATGCGCGCAACGCGCTGATCACGCGTGGGTTCGCCGAAATGGCGCGGTTCGGCGCGGCGCGCGGAGCCAGTTTCGATACGATGACCGGCCTGTGCGGGCTGGGCGATCTGGTGCTGACTTGTTCCTCCACCTCCAGCCGCAACTTCTCGCTCGGCAAGGCGATCGGCGAGGGGCAGGCTGCGGCCGACCTGATGGCCAACCGCCAGACCGTGGCCGAGGGCGCGCACACCGCGCCCGTGCTGCAGCGGCTTGCCCGCGCCGAAGGGATCAACATGCCGATCGTCGACGCGGTGGTCGCCCTGCTCGAAGGTGCCAAGGCCGCCGATATTGCCGACGCGCTGCTCGCTCGCCCGCTGACCACCGAAAGCCGCTCCGCTTGA
- the tsaD gene encoding tRNA (adenosine(37)-N6)-threonylcarbamoyltransferase complex transferase subunit TsaD, producing MPVVLGIESSCDETAVALVGTDRRIIAQRIASQDEAHRPYGGVVPEIAARAHAERIAPMLAEVMDEAGMQLGDLDAIAATAGPGLIGGVMVGLVSAKALAMASDVPLIAVNHLEGHALSPRLVDAELEFPYLLLLVSGGHCQILRCEGVGQYRRLATTIDDAVGEAFDKTAKILGLGFPGGPAVEKLAREGDPKAVPLPRPLVGGKEPHFSFAGLKSAVLRAHDSGKYSTADIAASFQQAAIDCLTDRLERAIATSGHAPALVVAGGVAANASVRAALEALAERHAMRFIAPPPRLCTDNAAMIAWAGCERLGQNDPLDYKARPRWPLDPEAEPARGAGVKA from the coding sequence ATGCCAGTGGTACTCGGGATCGAATCCAGTTGCGACGAAACTGCGGTGGCGCTGGTCGGCACCGACCGGCGGATCATCGCGCAGCGGATCGCATCGCAGGACGAAGCGCATCGCCCCTATGGCGGCGTCGTGCCGGAAATCGCCGCGCGCGCCCATGCGGAGCGGATCGCGCCGATGCTGGCCGAAGTGATGGACGAAGCCGGCATGCAGCTCGGCGATCTCGATGCGATCGCCGCGACTGCCGGTCCGGGGCTGATCGGCGGGGTGATGGTCGGGCTGGTCAGTGCCAAGGCGCTGGCAATGGCGAGCGACGTGCCGCTGATCGCGGTCAATCATCTGGAAGGCCACGCGCTCAGCCCCCGGCTGGTCGATGCCGAGCTCGAATTTCCCTACCTCCTGCTGCTGGTCTCGGGCGGGCACTGCCAGATCCTGCGCTGCGAAGGCGTGGGGCAGTACCGCCGGCTGGCGACCACGATCGACGATGCGGTGGGCGAGGCGTTCGACAAGACCGCCAAGATTCTCGGCCTCGGCTTCCCCGGCGGGCCTGCGGTCGAGAAGCTGGCGCGCGAGGGCGATCCGAAGGCCGTGCCCCTGCCCCGCCCGCTGGTCGGCGGCAAGGAACCGCATTTCTCCTTCGCCGGGCTCAAGAGCGCGGTGCTGCGCGCGCACGACAGCGGGAAATATTCGACCGCCGACATCGCCGCGTCGTTCCAGCAGGCGGCGATCGACTGCCTGACCGACCGGCTTGAGCGCGCGATCGCGACATCCGGCCATGCGCCCGCGCTGGTTGTCGCGGGCGGGGTGGCCGCCAATGCCAGCGTGCGCGCCGCGCTGGAGGCTTTGGCAGAACGCCACGCGATGCGCTTTATCGCTCCTCCGCCCAGGCTGTGCACGGACAATGCCGCGATGATCGCATGGGCCGGTTGCGAAAGGCTGGGCCAGAACGATCCGCTCGACTACAAGGCACGCCCGCGCTGGCCGCTCGACCCCGAGGCAGAGCCAGCACGCGGGGCGGGAGTGAAGGCCTGA
- the hemC gene encoding hydroxymethylbilane synthase — protein MKAIPVIRLGTRRSPLAMAQAHETRARLCAAHGWDESAVELVPVVAGGDKVQDRPLADVGGKALWTRELDAWLDEGRIDAAVHSLKDVETIRPEWITLAAILPRADRRDVLLGASSLRSIPQGATLGTSAPRRAAQMKNLRPDIETVLFRGNVATRMAKLQAGEADVTLLAAAGLERLGQESVGTPLPLETWLPAPSQGAIGIECRTQDSVIRRHLDALDDAPTRREVAAERALLEALGGSCHSPVGVLVENADEGLHMRAALFSADGAERVDGSIDLTPGDGEAIRAFAADLLARATPGITPLFTGAS, from the coding sequence ATGAAAGCGATACCCGTCATTCGCCTCGGCACACGCCGATCCCCGCTTGCCATGGCGCAGGCGCACGAGACTCGCGCGCGGCTGTGCGCCGCCCATGGATGGGACGAAAGCGCGGTCGAATTGGTCCCCGTGGTTGCCGGCGGCGACAAGGTGCAGGACCGCCCGCTGGCCGATGTCGGCGGCAAGGCGCTGTGGACCCGCGAGCTCGACGCGTGGCTCGACGAAGGGCGGATCGACGCGGCGGTCCATTCGCTGAAGGATGTCGAGACGATCCGGCCCGAGTGGATCACGCTCGCCGCGATTTTGCCGCGCGCGGACCGGCGCGACGTGCTGCTGGGGGCAAGCTCGCTGCGCAGCATCCCGCAGGGGGCAACGCTGGGGACCAGCGCACCGCGCCGCGCCGCGCAGATGAAGAACCTGCGCCCCGATATCGAGACCGTGCTGTTTCGCGGCAATGTCGCGACCCGCATGGCCAAGCTGCAGGCGGGCGAGGCGGATGTTACACTGCTCGCCGCGGCGGGGCTGGAGCGGCTGGGGCAGGAATCGGTCGGCACGCCGCTGCCGCTCGAAACCTGGCTGCCCGCGCCCTCGCAGGGGGCGATCGGGATCGAGTGCCGGACGCAGGATAGCGTGATCCGCAGACACCTCGATGCGCTGGACGATGCGCCCACGCGGCGCGAGGTGGCAGCGGAGCGCGCGCTGCTGGAGGCGCTGGGCGGCTCGTGCCACAGCCCGGTGGGCGTGCTGGTCGAGAACGCGGATGAAGGCCTGCACATGCGCGCCGCGCTGTTCAGCGCCGACGGGGCGGAGCGGGTCGATGGTTCAATCGACCTGACGCCGGGCGACGGCGAGGCCATTCGCGCCTTCGCTGCCGACCTGCTAGCGCGCGCCACCCCGGGCATCACCCCACTGTTCACCGGCGCGAGCTGA
- a CDS encoding uroporphyrinogen-III synthase: MGATVFVLRPEPGLSATLARGRKQGLAMEAMPLSRAEAVAWQVPAGTFDGILLGSANALRHAEKGADEGAGRISETMGSSAADTGLDMLPRLPVYAVGKATAQAACSLRFPIAQVGEGGLQKLLDTLAPDAPLRLLRLAGEDRMTLSPPEGVTIETCTTYRIVHRALDEEDAARLREGGVVLLHSGVAARHFAAECQRAGVDRAKLSLAALAPRIASHASDGWKSVAVAPETNDAALLSLVADMCH; the protein is encoded by the coding sequence ATGGGTGCGACCGTCTTCGTGCTGCGGCCCGAACCGGGCCTCTCCGCCACGCTGGCGCGTGGGCGCAAGCAGGGCCTCGCGATGGAGGCGATGCCGCTGAGCCGTGCCGAGGCGGTTGCCTGGCAGGTGCCCGCGGGCACGTTCGACGGTATCCTGCTGGGCAGCGCCAACGCGCTGCGTCATGCGGAGAAGGGTGCGGACGAGGGCGCGGGCCGAATTTCAGAGACAATGGGCAGCAGCGCGGCAGATACCGGCCTCGACATGCTTCCCCGACTGCCCGTCTATGCCGTGGGCAAGGCGACCGCGCAGGCCGCCTGCTCGCTCCGATTTCCGATCGCGCAGGTGGGTGAGGGCGGGCTTCAGAAGTTGCTCGACACGCTGGCCCCCGATGCCCCGCTGCGGCTGCTGCGCCTTGCGGGCGAGGATCGCATGACACTCTCTCCGCCCGAGGGAGTGACCATAGAGACCTGCACCACCTACCGGATCGTGCACCGCGCGCTGGATGAAGAAGATGCCGCGCGGCTGCGCGAGGGCGGGGTCGTGCTGCTGCACTCGGGCGTGGCGGCACGCCACTTCGCTGCCGAGTGCCAGCGCGCAGGTGTGGATCGTGCGAAGCTGTCGCTTGCTGCGCTCGCCCCGCGTATTGCATCACATGCTTCGGATGGCTGGAAAAGCGTCGCCGTGGCACCCGAAACCAACGACGCCGCGCTGCTTTCCCTGGTCGCGGATATGTGCCATTAA
- a CDS encoding FAD-dependent monooxygenase: MPQPSDTRDLLILGGGLVGMTLALAAAKKGIASHVVDRADPASLTAEGFDGRASAISTASWNLFTNIGLADSLEPYGCPIAKIAVTDQLKPGRIDFAPEEHEGSLGRMFANRQLRVALFEAAKAEPLIAWHAGVDVVARERGDHGVSATLADGTVLKGRLMVAAEGRRSPTREEAGLKIANWQYNHRAIIAGLIHSQPHENVAWEIFYPEGPFALLPMLDDDQGRHRSALVWTVDESDGDGVLAMGDRAFIAEVEKRMGRIFGDLQANGPRSSYPLGFHHTAKIVEHRLALVGDAAHGIHPIAGQGLNLGLRDAGALVEVIAEAKRLGLDPGDAEMLARYESWRGLDAFMVSLATDGLTRLFGVSGPGASAIRRLGMAGVQRIEPLKRWFMDEARGVSGDVPALMQG; the protein is encoded by the coding sequence ATGCCCCAACCTTCAGACACGCGCGATCTCCTGATCCTCGGCGGCGGCCTCGTCGGCATGACGCTGGCGCTGGCGGCGGCGAAGAAGGGCATCGCCAGCCATGTGGTCGACCGTGCCGATCCGGCAAGCCTGACCGCCGAAGGGTTCGACGGACGCGCCTCGGCCATCTCCACCGCCAGCTGGAACCTGTTCACCAATATCGGCCTGGCCGACTCGCTCGAGCCGTATGGCTGCCCGATCGCGAAGATCGCGGTGACCGACCAGCTCAAACCCGGACGGATCGACTTCGCTCCGGAGGAGCACGAGGGCTCGCTCGGCCGCATGTTCGCCAACCGGCAGCTGCGCGTCGCGCTGTTTGAAGCGGCCAAGGCCGAGCCTCTGATCGCGTGGCATGCGGGCGTCGACGTGGTCGCGCGCGAGCGGGGCGATCATGGCGTCAGCGCGACGCTGGCCGACGGGACCGTGCTGAAGGGCCGGCTGATGGTCGCCGCCGAAGGCCGTCGCTCGCCCACGCGCGAGGAGGCCGGGCTCAAGATCGCCAACTGGCAGTATAACCACCGCGCGATCATCGCCGGGCTGATCCATTCCCAGCCGCACGAGAATGTTGCGTGGGAAATCTTCTATCCCGAAGGCCCCTTCGCGCTGCTGCCGATGCTCGACGACGATCAGGGCCGCCACCGCAGCGCGCTGGTGTGGACCGTGGACGAGAGCGATGGCGACGGCGTGCTCGCGATGGGCGACCGCGCCTTCATCGCCGAGGTCGAAAAGCGGATGGGCCGCATCTTCGGCGATCTGCAGGCGAACGGCCCGCGTTCATCCTATCCGCTGGGCTTCCACCACACCGCCAAGATCGTCGAGCACCGGCTGGCGCTGGTCGGCGATGCGGCGCACGGCATTCACCCGATCGCCGGGCAGGGCCTCAATCTGGGCCTGCGCGATGCGGGCGCGCTGGTGGAAGTGATCGCGGAGGCCAAGCGGCTCGGCCTCGATCCGGGCGATGCGGAGATGCTGGCGCGTTACGAAAGCTGGCGCGGGCTCGACGCCTTCATGGTCTCGCTGGCGACCGACGGGCTGACCCGGCTGTTCGGCGTTTCGGGCCCCGGTGCCTCGGCGATCCGGCGGCTGGGCATGGCGGGCGTGCAGCGGATCGAGCCGCTCAAGCGCTGGTTCATGGACGAAGCGCGTGGGGTGAGCGGAGACGTGCCTGCGCTGATGCAGGGCTAG
- a CDS encoding protein-disulfide reductase DsbD: protein MTSASLPVVRRVFAALVALLAAVLLLPVTAQAQDANIAARLLVEGPVAKGGETRIAIEFSPKSAEWHGYWSNPGDAGLGMQVEWDLPAGVTIGDFHYPPPQTLLIGGLMNHVFEGDYAVVAPLRVASDAAVDGPFELIGKAFYLACTDKICVPQEARLRAVVGFGAGEQDSRFAAFQSALAAPLDQPARFTVEGDNLRIAIPLPASLDVGAPHVFVGTRELVRYAAPQRFARAGDVLVAEIPLAEGVAMPASLSGIVRLGDGTGLQFEGAPGTVPTGGEPIRMGSDLPPWWALLGAALLGGLILNIMPCVFPILSLKALSLAKAGGSEASARKDALAYTAGVVLACLALGGLLLVLRASGEAVGWAFQLQEPGVVVALFLLAVALTANFLGAFEIPGMAITGGGASGRGSFATGLLAAFVATPCTGPFMAAALGAALVLPWPLALGLFAALGLGIALPFLLVGFVPAIRRRLPKPGKWMETFRRWMALPMGLTALALGWLVWRIGGWNWLAIVVTLGALVVAMLVQAGRAQRASRPALLYGLSLAATAAFALLVIPEPTPPAAQADMLDSQPFSEAALAKARAENRPVFLYFTADWCLTCKVNESVAIETEASAQALDGADAAVLRGDWTRRDPAITAFLTQQGVAGVPLYLWYAPGANAPQRLPQVLTPQVLPELATASAQPDDSSR from the coding sequence ATGACCTCCGCAAGCCTCCCCGTGGTTCGCCGTGTGTTCGCAGCCCTTGTCGCGCTGCTCGCTGCGGTGCTGCTGCTGCCGGTTACGGCGCAGGCACAGGACGCCAATATCGCCGCGCGCTTGCTGGTCGAAGGGCCGGTGGCCAAGGGTGGCGAGACGCGGATCGCAATCGAGTTCTCACCCAAGTCCGCTGAATGGCACGGCTACTGGTCCAATCCCGGCGACGCGGGGCTGGGGATGCAGGTCGAGTGGGATTTGCCCGCGGGCGTCACCATCGGCGACTTCCACTATCCCCCGCCCCAGACGCTGCTGATCGGCGGCTTGATGAACCACGTGTTCGAAGGCGATTACGCGGTCGTCGCGCCACTGCGCGTCGCATCGGACGCGGCGGTGGATGGCCCGTTCGAACTGATCGGCAAGGCCTTCTACCTCGCATGCACCGACAAAATCTGTGTCCCGCAGGAGGCGCGTTTGCGCGCGGTGGTCGGGTTCGGCGCGGGTGAACAGGATTCGCGCTTCGCCGCATTCCAGAGCGCGCTTGCCGCCCCGCTCGATCAACCGGCACGTTTCACGGTGGAGGGCGATAACCTGCGGATCGCGATTCCCCTGCCTGCCAGCCTCGATGTCGGCGCCCCGCATGTCTTCGTGGGGACGCGCGAACTGGTCCGCTACGCGGCGCCGCAGCGCTTTGCGCGCGCGGGCGATGTGCTGGTGGCGGAGATTCCGCTCGCCGAGGGGGTGGCCATGCCCGCGAGCCTTTCGGGGATCGTGAGGCTGGGCGATGGCACCGGGCTCCAGTTCGAAGGCGCGCCGGGCACGGTGCCGACCGGGGGCGAGCCGATCCGCATGGGCAGCGACCTGCCGCCATGGTGGGCGCTGCTGGGCGCGGCGCTGCTGGGCGGGCTGATCCTCAACATCATGCCCTGCGTGTTTCCGATCCTCAGCCTCAAGGCGCTGTCGCTGGCCAAGGCGGGCGGGTCGGAAGCGTCGGCGCGCAAGGACGCGCTGGCCTATACCGCAGGCGTGGTGCTCGCCTGCCTTGCGCTGGGCGGGCTGCTGCTGGTGCTGCGCGCGAGCGGAGAGGCGGTCGGCTGGGCGTTCCAGTTGCAGGAGCCGGGCGTGGTGGTGGCGCTGTTCCTGCTGGCCGTGGCGCTGACCGCGAACTTCCTCGGCGCGTTCGAGATTCCCGGAATGGCGATCACCGGCGGCGGAGCGAGCGGGCGCGGCTCCTTCGCGACCGGACTGCTGGCGGCCTTCGTCGCGACACCCTGCACAGGCCCGTTCATGGCGGCGGCGCTGGGCGCGGCGCTGGTGCTGCCGTGGCCGCTCGCGCTCGGCCTGTTCGCCGCGCTGGGGCTGGGGATCGCGCTGCCGTTCCTGCTGGTCGGCTTCGTGCCTGCGATCCGCCGGCGGCTGCCGAAGCCCGGCAAATGGATGGAGACCTTCCGCCGCTGGATGGCGCTGCCGATGGGGCTGACCGCGCTCGCGCTCGGCTGGCTGGTCTGGCGGATCGGCGGCTGGAACTGGCTGGCGATTGTCGTCACTCTGGGCGCTCTGGTGGTCGCGATGCTCGTCCAGGCGGGACGCGCCCAACGCGCCTCGCGCCCCGCGCTGCTCTACGGCCTGTCGCTCGCCGCGACCGCCGCGTTCGCGCTGCTCGTGATCCCCGAGCCGACCCCGCCCGCCGCGCAGGCCGACATGCTCGACAGCCAGCCCTTCAGTGAGGCCGCGCTGGCCAAGGCGCGCGCGGAGAACCGCCCGGTTTTCCTCTATTTCACCGCCGACTGGTGCCTGACCTGCAAGGTGAACGAGAGCGTCGCGATCGAGACGGAGGCGAGCGCGCAGGCGCTGGACGGTGCCGATGCGGCGGTGTTGCGCGGCGACTGGACCCGGCGCGATCCCGCGATCACCGCGTTCCTGACGCAGCAGGGCGTGGCGGGTGTGCCGCTTTACCTGTGGTATGCGCCGGGCGCGAACGCACCGCAGCGCCTGCCGCAGGTGCTTACTCCGCAGGTTCTTCCGGAACTGGCGACTGCTTCCGCGCAGCCAGACGACAGCTCTCGATAA
- a CDS encoding S10 family peptidase, with the protein MILRTFSNLAAAAALAAALPTIAIAQDKAEAAKSEAPSIEPQVRTRDLSGTFGGQRIGYTATIAEHVLANDDGKAEAVIVTTSYVKNPRDTSRPVFFIYNGGPGSGSVWLQMGAFGPKRVAIPSDARDDGAPPYPILDNPDSLLDVADLVFIDPPGTGFSYLTKGTDPEKYYGLEQDARAVATVIRRWINDNGRWNSPKYLGGESYGTTRTAMVVRELEGATYNDVGLNGLILISTILDFAAREPTPGNEMAYVMALPNMATAAYYHGKAQAPSVEAIAEEARQFAIGPYATALMKGQDLPAAERASVRAQLSRLTGLSETFLDQAELRVTDQRFYKELLRDRGLTIGRLDSRYTGTDYDNAGEYPDNDPSFYGIDGGYTAAINSWARDTLGFETDREYQAIGSDPGRYWDWSLSGRGRGAYLNVAPFIGDAMRQNSQLRTFVGQGWYDFATPFFGAEYSLNRVGIPQDRVEFHYYDAGHMMYIRDEDRAKLSRDIRAFIRAR; encoded by the coding sequence ATGATCCTTCGCACGTTCAGCAATCTTGCCGCCGCAGCCGCGCTGGCAGCCGCCCTTCCCACCATCGCCATCGCGCAGGACAAGGCAGAAGCCGCGAAGTCCGAAGCGCCGAGCATTGAGCCGCAGGTCCGCACCCGCGACCTCAGCGGCACGTTCGGCGGGCAGCGAATCGGCTACACCGCAACCATTGCCGAGCACGTGCTGGCCAACGACGATGGCAAGGCAGAGGCGGTGATCGTCACCACCAGCTACGTGAAGAACCCGCGCGATACCTCGCGGCCGGTGTTCTTCATCTATAACGGCGGGCCCGGCTCGGGCTCGGTGTGGCTGCAGATGGGCGCGTTCGGGCCGAAGCGGGTGGCGATTCCCAGCGACGCGCGCGACGATGGTGCGCCGCCCTACCCGATCCTCGACAATCCGGACTCGCTGCTCGACGTCGCGGACCTCGTGTTCATCGATCCGCCGGGCACGGGCTTCAGCTATCTGACGAAAGGCACCGACCCGGAGAAATATTACGGGCTGGAGCAGGACGCGCGCGCAGTCGCCACCGTGATCCGCCGCTGGATCAACGACAATGGGCGCTGGAACAGCCCCAAATATCTCGGCGGCGAAAGCTACGGCACCACCCGCACCGCGATGGTCGTGCGCGAGCTGGAGGGCGCGACCTACAACGACGTCGGGCTCAACGGGCTGATCCTGATCTCCACCATCCTCGATTTCGCCGCGCGCGAGCCGACGCCGGGCAACGAGATGGCTTACGTGATGGCGCTACCTAATATGGCGACCGCCGCCTACTACCACGGCAAGGCGCAGGCCCCGTCGGTAGAGGCGATCGCCGAGGAAGCACGGCAGTTCGCGATCGGCCCCTACGCCACCGCGCTGATGAAGGGGCAGGACCTGCCCGCCGCCGAACGCGCGAGCGTGCGCGCGCAGCTCTCCCGCCTTACCGGCCTATCCGAGACGTTCCTCGACCAGGCGGAGCTGCGGGTGACCGACCAGCGTTTCTACAAGGAGCTGCTGCGCGACCGGGGGCTGACCATCGGCCGGCTCGACAGCCGCTATACCGGCACGGATTACGACAATGCCGGCGAATACCCGGACAACGACCCCAGCTTCTACGGCATCGATGGGGGCTATACCGCCGCGATCAATTCCTGGGCGCGCGACACGCTGGGGTTCGAGACGGACCGCGAATATCAGGCGATCGGCAGCGATCCGGGGCGCTACTGGGACTGGAGTCTGTCGGGCCGGGGCCGCGGAGCTTATCTCAACGTCGCGCCGTTCATCGGCGATGCGATGCGCCAGAATTCGCAGCTGCGCACCTTCGTCGGTCAGGGCTGGTACGATTTCGCCACGCCCTTCTTTGGCGCGGAATATTCATTGAACCGCGTGGGCATCCCGCAGGACCGTGTCGAGTTCCATTACTATGATGCAGGGCACATGATGTATATTCGCGACGAGGACCGGGCGAAGCTGTCGCGCGACATCCGCGCCTTCATTCGCGCCCGCTGA
- a CDS encoding CIA30 family protein: MNIAAIEPGTCRTLLDFSDPEEFARWEVVNDGVMGGLSKGHIEQVGDALSFTGTINTNGGGFTSLRRTLPEGAMAGARTLRIVYSGDDRTYEVTLRSDARERGRRIAYRAALTPGESAGEWSVAVIDLAHLETSLFGQQVDAPAFATQDAHSVGLIIADGIDGDFAMRLQRIEACA, from the coding sequence ATGAACATCGCCGCCATCGAACCCGGCACCTGCCGCACGCTGCTCGACTTCAGCGATCCTGAAGAGTTCGCACGATGGGAGGTCGTCAACGACGGGGTGATGGGTGGCCTCTCCAAGGGCCATATCGAGCAGGTCGGCGACGCGCTTTCCTTCACCGGCACCATCAACACCAATGGCGGCGGGTTCACCTCGCTGCGGCGAACCTTGCCCGAAGGCGCCATGGCCGGGGCGCGGACGCTGCGGATCGTCTATTCGGGCGATGACCGCACCTACGAGGTGACGCTGCGTTCCGATGCGAGGGAGCGCGGGCGGCGTATTGCCTACCGTGCGGCCCTGACGCCCGGGGAAAGCGCCGGGGAGTGGTCCGTCGCGGTGATCGATCTTGCACACTTGGAAACCTCGCTGTTCGGGCAGCAGGTCGACGCGCCCGCCTTCGCAACGCAGGATGCGCACAGTGTCGGGCTGATCATCGCCGACGGGATCGATGGCGATTTCGCGATGCGGCTCCAGCGGATCGAAGCCTGCGCATAG
- a CDS encoding HigA family addiction module antitoxin, with amino-acid sequence MSASRTTTRDDDLLDNVHPGAILREDFLIGTEIPVGETAIGTGLSKERIEALLSENAAVDAEADLRLARYFGVSEGFFLGLQIDYDLEEERRTNGDALDRITPRAA; translated from the coding sequence ATGTCCGCATCGAGGACTACCACAAGGGATGACGACCTGCTGGACAACGTCCATCCGGGCGCGATCCTGCGCGAGGATTTCCTGATCGGCACCGAAATTCCGGTGGGCGAAACGGCGATCGGCACCGGCCTTTCGAAAGAGCGGATCGAGGCGTTGCTTTCCGAAAACGCGGCAGTCGATGCGGAAGCCGACTTGCGGCTAGCGCGCTACTTCGGGGTCAGCGAAGGCTTCTTCCTCGGCCTGCAGATAGACTACGATCTGGAGGAAGAGCGGCGCACGAACGGCGATGCGCTCGACCGCATCACGCCGCGCGCAGCCTGA
- a CDS encoding type II toxin-antitoxin system RelE/ParE family toxin: MIQSFADAETESVFRGRRSRILPPDIQNTARRKLRQLNRASKLDDMRIPGGNRFEKLKGFTPSRYSVRINDQWRVTFRWSEGDAHDVRIEDYHKG, from the coding sequence ATGATCCAGTCCTTCGCCGATGCCGAAACCGAAAGCGTCTTTCGCGGACGGCGAAGCCGCATATTGCCGCCGGACATCCAGAACACCGCGCGGCGAAAGCTGCGTCAGCTTAATCGTGCATCGAAGCTCGACGATATGCGCATTCCGGGCGGCAATCGCTTCGAGAAGTTGAAAGGCTTTACACCTTCGCGATATAGTGTGCGGATCAATGACCAGTGGCGGGTGACCTTCCGCTGGTCCGAAGGAGACGCGCACGATGTCCGCATCGAGGACTACCACAAGGGATGA